A window of Mangifera indica cultivar Alphonso chromosome 11, CATAS_Mindica_2.1, whole genome shotgun sequence contains these coding sequences:
- the LOC123228776 gene encoding beta-glucosidase 24-like, which produces MTEIYVKEIFKQKCPNDALESYLVHDSFTNHEDTKIACKTSSKINTNSFSQHTTLSHNSLKRSDFPSDFAFGVATSAPQIEGSTKSGGKGESVWDYLVEKNPEKIDDRGTLKAIDSYRRYKEDVILLKKLGVNDYRFSISWNRILPNGSLSGGVNQEGINHYNSLIDELITNGIAPFVTLFHFDLPQSLQEKYGGPLSRAFIDDFRDYSNVCFESFGDRVKNWITINEPLIIARFGHDIGFAPPCRCSDRKQCSEGNSATEPYIVTHNLLLAHATAVKLYRNKYQPKQAGQIGLSLVAQFYEPYSDSVEDRMAAKRAMDFDLGWYMEPLVFGKYPESMKQIVNQRLPTFSIEEEKLVHRSFDFIGINYYTSRYAKNIPIDLEAPPFSSVADRFIIELVSKNESLIGPKDGGSSYIYVYPVGLEKILVWMHKLYRRPVIYITENGISEKRNDSLPLNVSLKDPYRISFVLQHLYRIKEAIQLGVNVKGYFYWNAFDDFEWREGFNPRFGFYSVDYKRNLTRVPKLSAKWFRGFLQDN; this is translated from the exons ATGACTGAGATATATGTGAAAGAAAtattcaagcaaaaatgcccaaatgaTGCTTTAGAGTCTTACCTTGTCCATGACAGCTTTACCAATCATGAGGATACAAAGATAGCATGTAAAACCTCTTCCAAA ATAAACACAAATTCATTCAGCCAACATACAACATTAAGCCATAATTCA TTGAAGAGATCTGACTTTCCCAGTGATTTTGCATTTGGCGTTGCAACTTCTGCTCCACAG ATAGAGGGATCAACAAAATCTGGAGGAAAAGGAGAAAGTGTTTGGGATTACCTCGTTGAGAAAAATCCAG AAAAAATTGATGATCGTGGTACTTTGAAGGCCATCGACTCATATCGGCGCTACaag gaAGATGTGATATTGTTGAAGAAGCTTGGTGTAAATGATTATAGATTTTCCATTTCTTGGAACAGGATTCTACCta ATGGATCGTTGAGTGGTGGAGTAAACCAAGAGGGTATCAATCACTACAATAGTCTTATCGATGAATTAATTACAAATG gcATCGCACCGTTTGTGACTTTGTTTCACTTCGATTTGCCACAAAGCCTGCAAGAAAAATATGGAGGCCCCTTAAGTCGTGCCTTTAT TGATGACTTCAGGGACTATTCTAATGTATGCTTTGAGTCATTTGGAGATAGAGTTAAAAATTGGATTACAATCAACGAGCCACTGATTATAGCAAGATTCGGTCATGACATTGGGTTCGCTCCCCCATGCAGATGCTCAGATAGAAAACAGTGTTCAGAAGGTAATTCAGCCACAGAACCTTATATTGTAACTCATAATCTTCTACTCGCCCATGCGACAGCCGTTAAACTATACAGAAACAAGTACCAACCAAAGCAAGCGGGACAAATTGGACTCAGCCTTGTGGCACAATTTTATGAACCTTACTCAGATTCGGTAGAGGATAGAATGGCAGCAAAAAGAGCAATGGACTTTGATTTAGGATG GTATATGGAACCGCTAGTATTTGGCAAATATCCTGAAAGCATGAAACAAATAGTGAATCAAAGGCTACCTACTTTCAGCATTGAAGAGGAAAAGCTGGTGCACAGATCTTTTGACTTcattggtataaattattatacttCAAGGTATGCCAAGAACATCCCCATAGATCTCGAAGCTCCACCATTCAGCTCTGTTGCCGATCGATTCATAATTGAATTAG TGTCAAAAAATGAATCTCTTATTGGACCAAAG GATGGAGGAAGCAGTTACATTTACGTTTATCCAGTTGGGCTGGAGAAAATTTTAGTGTGGATGCATAAACTTTACAGAAGGCCAGTAATATACATTACTGAGAATG GGATTTCCGAGAAACGGAATGATAGCCTTCCGCTTAATGTTTCATTAAAAGATCCATATCGGATTAGCTTTGTTCTTCAGCATTTGTATCGGATCAAAGAAGCAATTCA GTTAGGAGTGAACGTGAAAGGGTATTTTTATTGGAATgcatttgatgattttgaatggAGGGAGGGGTTCAATCCCAGGTTCGGATTTTATTCTGTGGACTACAAAAGAAATCTCACCCGTGTCCCAAAACTCTCTGCCAAATGGTTCCGAGGTTTTCTCCAAGACAATTAA